From Enterococcus mediterraneensis:
CATTATTTTTATTCCTTTCTATTTTTAACTCCATTGTAAATTAAGTCTACAATTTCTTCTAAACGTTGATTTTGTTGCTGTTCAGTCATTTTTTTATTAAAAATCAGACATTGAACAAACAACATAAGAATCTGACTGGCAATCGCTGAGAACAAGCTCGTTAACGTGATTTTTTCATCTATTTTCGAAAAAAGGGAATGTTCTCTTGTCCAATTATTCTTATTATTGGAATCAATATATGAGAAAAAATCTTGTTGTAACTCTTCGTTTATTAGTATTTCGGACAAGAAAATTAAGACAATATCTTTATTTTCCATTAGAAATTGATAACGATTAAAAACGATGTAATGAATAATCTCTTTTACTTCTGCTTTTTTTTCAAGATCTTCAAAAAAATCGGAAGTAAAAGCAGGTAATATGTGATCTAAAATGGGTGTAAGTAAATTCATCGTTAAATCATGCTTATTTGTAAAAAACTTAAAAATTAGCGCTTTTGAAAAACCGGCTTCTTTCGCGATTTGACTGGTTGAAGTGTTGGATATTCCTTGTTTTGAATAAAGTCTAATAGTAGCTTCTAATATTTTCCGCTTGTTCTCTGGCATTTCAGCCATATTTAGCCACTGTTCATAATTCGTCATAATCGTTTCTGACATTTCATACCTACTTTCTATAATATCCCACATCGTGACCGATCGGTCACGATGTGGGATTATAATATCATCTAAAAGTAAATTAGTCAAAAAAAAACGCCTAATGCAATTTATGCTGATAAATACCTAAATCTATATGTTACTTAATAGGAACTTATTTCTAATGAAAAAAAGCTCTATTTCTTTCCAATAGATTTCTTCATTGTGCTATTCAAATTGCGTAAAGAACTATACAAGAAGAATTTTCGTCAGATAAAGAGAAAATGGATGATTGTCATTTATATATGAAAAATATTGCCATTTAAATAGAAAAGTGACACACTTTTGTTCTGTCCTCAATCTAAGAAAAAACTACTTTCAACAATAAAAACAAGCTATAATAGTAGTACATCATTTCAAATCACTATCCTTAGAAAAGAGGCAAATCATGGATATTTTAGCGATCATCAGCAGCTACTTACCTTCTTTAAGCAAATCTGAACAAAAAGTAGCACAATATATTTTGAGCAACTCAGATGAGGTTGTAAATCTTTCAATTAATGAATTAGCTTTACTAGCTGAAGTTGGCGAAAGTACCATCGTTCGTTTCACACGAAAAATTGGTTTTGCCGGCTTCCAAGATTTTAAAAAAGAGTTGATTCGCTTTGAATCGATCCAAACTAAAGTAGAGAATCAAGTAGATAACACACCAAAAGAGATAACCTATGGCCATATTTTAAAAAGTCTTTCTGAAACTAAAGGATTTATTGATGAAAAGACTATTCGTCAAGCTGCTCAAGTACTTTATCAAGCAAAAAAGATCTATATTTTTGCAGTAGGCACCTCTGGAATAACTGCCCAGCATATCAGTAATCGTTTAAAGCGGCTGGGTATGACTGTCGAATATGTTCAAGATAGCCATCTACAAAGTATTGATGCTGCTTTGACAAAAAAAGAGGATGTTGTTCTGGCTGTCAGTACTTCAGGAAATACGAAAGACGTTTTACAGTGTGTTCAGTTATCAAAGCAAAACAAAACAACAGTAATTGGCATTACCAATTATCTAAAGTCAGCTATTTCGCAAACAGCAGATCTCTCTCTTATTGCTTCATCGAAGGAATTTTCCTCTGATTCTGGTTCATTCAGTGCGACTATCAGTCAACTGTACCTAGTCGACATCCTTACAAAATATATCATCGAACAAGATGCAGACCATTTTCATGAAATGAGACAAAGGACCAACCAAGCGTTGATCAAGCGTATATAAAAAACCCAGTGATCATTCTTTGATATGCTCCCCCTATATAGGACACTGAAATATAAAAGTCCTGTATAGGGGGTATTTTGTATGCCAAAAAGAAAGATGAAACTCACTCCAGAAAAACGAGTAGAACTAGTAGAGAGCTATTTGAATGGTGAAGACAGTATGACCAGCCTAGCTCGCACTGCAGACAT
This genomic window contains:
- a CDS encoding TetR/AcrR family transcriptional regulator is translated as MSETIMTNYEQWLNMAEMPENKRKILEATIRLYSKQGISNTSTSQIAKEAGFSKALIFKFFTNKHDLTMNLLTPILDHILPAFTSDFFEDLEKKAEVKEIIHYIVFNRYQFLMENKDIVLIFLSEILINEELQQDFFSYIDSNNKNNWTREHSLFSKIDEKITLTSLFSAIASQILMLFVQCLIFNKKMTEQQQNQRLEEIVDLIYNGVKNRKE
- a CDS encoding MurR/RpiR family transcriptional regulator, producing MDILAIISSYLPSLSKSEQKVAQYILSNSDEVVNLSINELALLAEVGESTIVRFTRKIGFAGFQDFKKELIRFESIQTKVENQVDNTPKEITYGHILKSLSETKGFIDEKTIRQAAQVLYQAKKIYIFAVGTSGITAQHISNRLKRLGMTVEYVQDSHLQSIDAALTKKEDVVLAVSTSGNTKDVLQCVQLSKQNKTTVIGITNYLKSAISQTADLSLIASSKEFSSDSGSFSATISQLYLVDILTKYIIEQDADHFHEMRQRTNQALIKRI